From the Butyrivibrio fibrisolvens genome, one window contains:
- a CDS encoding ECF transporter S component, with product MTNGLFASIAENVEYLIGFAIIIAAAFAIAIVCEKLAQKINGIKEPMLSTRKVVVIGTFAAISVVLMMFEIALPFAPSFYKLDLSDLPALIGAFSFGPMAGVMIEFVKILLELVIRGTSTAFVGELANFVIGCCFILPASIIYTFKKTRTMALISCIIGTLVITIVGSLMNAFYLLPAYSALYGMPIDAFVGMGAEANNNVTSIWTLVLYCVVPLNLIKGGIDSIITVFVYKRISVILKNVTFVPASRKKTYAE from the coding sequence ATGACCAATGGATTATTTGCTAGTATTGCAGAAAATGTAGAGTATTTGATAGGTTTTGCGATCATCATCGCAGCGGCCTTTGCAATCGCTATCGTATGTGAGAAGCTGGCACAGAAGATCAACGGAATTAAAGAGCCCATGCTCAGCACCAGAAAGGTAGTAGTTATAGGAACATTTGCAGCTATATCTGTTGTTCTTATGATGTTCGAGATTGCGCTTCCTTTTGCACCATCTTTCTATAAGCTGGATCTTTCTGATCTTCCTGCTCTTATCGGTGCATTTTCATTTGGGCCGATGGCAGGCGTTATGATCGAGTTTGTGAAGATTCTCTTAGAGCTTGTTATTAGAGGAACTTCTACAGCATTTGTAGGAGAACTTGCCAATTTTGTTATAGGATGCTGCTTCATACTTCCGGCATCTATTATCTATACTTTCAAAAAGACCCGCACTATGGCGCTTATATCCTGTATTATCGGAACACTTGTTATCACTATTGTAGGAAGCCTTATGAACGCATTCTACCTGCTCCCTGCGTATAGCGCACTGTACGGAATGCCTATAGATGCATTTGTAGGAATGGGTGCTGAAGCTAATAATAACGTTACAAGTATCTGGACACTTGTATTGTACTGTGTAGTTCCTCTCAATCTTATCAAGGGCGGTATTGATTCTATTATTACAGTATTTGTATATAAGAGGATCAGCGTAATCCTTAAGAATGTTACATTTGTACCGGCTTCAAGAAAGAAAACATATGCAGAATAA
- a CDS encoding D-2-hydroxyacid dehydrogenase encodes MKIVFLDRKTIGEDIDLTPFNRFGEVVIHDFSKPEEVPARVEDADIIILNKVPINEKTIGTAKNLKLVCVTATGVNNLDLDYLASKGIEWRNVAGYSTQTVTQHTFALLFYLFENLAYYDNYVKTDGYTKDFMFTHFEKRFGELCGKTYGIIGLGAIGRQVASVAKAFGCNVIYYSTSGKNHDSEYKEVSFDELLETSDIISIHAPLNDATANLINKDALSKMKKSAILLNLGRGPIVNEKDLADALENGTIRAAGLDVLSVEPIEESNPLLKIKDSTKLLITPHIAWASVEARTRLMKIIEDHIDKFLAGK; translated from the coding sequence ATGAAAATCGTATTTCTTGACCGCAAAACAATAGGTGAAGATATTGATCTAACCCCTTTTAACAGATTTGGAGAAGTTGTGATACATGACTTCTCAAAGCCGGAGGAAGTTCCTGCAAGGGTCGAGGATGCAGATATTATCATCCTTAACAAAGTCCCGATCAATGAAAAGACAATCGGAACTGCCAAGAATCTAAAGCTTGTATGTGTCACAGCAACAGGTGTCAATAATCTCGATCTTGACTATCTTGCATCAAAAGGCATTGAATGGCGCAATGTTGCAGGATATTCTACTCAGACAGTTACACAGCACACCTTTGCTCTTTTGTTCTATCTTTTTGAAAACCTTGCATACTATGACAACTATGTTAAGACAGACGGATATACCAAAGATTTTATGTTCACACATTTTGAAAAAAGATTTGGAGAGCTCTGCGGTAAGACATATGGTATAATCGGTCTTGGTGCTATCGGAAGACAGGTTGCAAGCGTTGCCAAGGCTTTTGGATGCAATGTAATCTACTATTCAACCTCTGGTAAAAATCATGACTCAGAATATAAGGAAGTTTCTTTTGACGAATTATTAGAAACATCCGATATTATATCTATTCATGCACCGCTTAATGACGCAACCGCCAACCTGATTAATAAGGACGCCCTTTCCAAGATGAAGAAATCTGCAATTCTCTTAAACCTTGGACGTGGTCCTATTGTTAACGAGAAGGATCTTGCTGATGCTCTTGAAAACGGAACTATCCGTGCTGCGGGTCTTGACGTACTCTCTGTTGAACCAATCGAAGAGTCCAATCCTCTTCTTAAGATCAAGGACAGCACTAAGCTTCTTATAACACCTCATATTGCATGGGCTAGTGTAGAAGCAAGAACAAGACTCATGAAGATCATTGAGGATCACATCGACAAGTTCCTTGCCGGTAAATAA
- a CDS encoding tRNA dihydrouridine synthase yields the protein MNIYYAPMEGITTYLYRQLHNKYFGGVDTYFTPFISVFPDHYIKKRDEREIDPANNEGMRVVPQVLANSSKELIWIFKKLTSMGYDEINLNLGCPSGTVTAKGRGSGFLKEPDKLGTFFDEVFDSLGDDARKLSVKTRIGYLDASEMEHLSKIYARYPIKELTIHPRIRKQFYKGVPDMEVFEKALMMSSCPVCYNGNVFTLDDYNNINDRYGYKEGSDLHDVSGGLKEGSGLHDIGDMTKDTLDIHDINGDLSKDITLHYHMNTAGSADNKISSVMLGRGIVADPSLARQIKGGSHMDKAEFKEFRRAMEAMYKENLKDGNNVFNKMKEMWFYMSQSFEGSEGYIKNILKSKSYAEYLAAANTLEGNCDIKSGPNASPVSF from the coding sequence ATGAACATATATTATGCGCCCATGGAGGGCATCACAACATATCTGTACAGACAGCTTCACAATAAGTATTTTGGAGGGGTGGATACATATTTCACCCCTTTTATTAGTGTATTTCCCGATCACTATATCAAAAAGCGTGATGAGAGGGAGATAGATCCTGCCAACAACGAAGGGATGAGGGTCGTACCTCAGGTTCTGGCCAACAGTTCCAAAGAGCTCATATGGATCTTCAAAAAGCTCACCTCCATGGGCTATGATGAAATCAATCTCAATCTTGGATGTCCATCCGGCACAGTTACAGCTAAGGGTAGAGGTTCAGGATTTTTAAAAGAGCCTGATAAGCTAGGTACCTTCTTTGACGAAGTATTCGATTCTCTAGGCGATGATGCACGAAAACTATCAGTTAAGACCAGGATCGGGTATCTTGACGCATCTGAGATGGAGCATCTGTCCAAGATATATGCCAGATACCCTATCAAGGAGCTGACTATACACCCACGTATCAGGAAACAGTTCTATAAAGGTGTTCCTGATATGGAAGTATTTGAAAAGGCTCTTATGATGAGCTCTTGCCCTGTATGCTACAACGGCAATGTATTTACTCTGGATGACTACAATAATATCAATGATAGATATGGATATAAGGAAGGCTCAGATCTTCATGATGTAAGTGGTGGGCTAAAGGAAGGTTCTGGTCTTCATGATATAGGTGATATGACCAAAGATACCTTAGATATTCATGATATAAATGGTGATCTATCAAAAGATATCACTCTGCATTATCATATGAATACAGCCGGTTCTGCAGATAATAAAATATCTTCCGTTATGCTCGGAAGAGGCATCGTAGCTGATCCTTCTCTTGCTCGCCAGATCAAAGGCGGAAGTCACATGGACAAGGCTGAGTTCAAAGAGTTCAGACGCGCTATGGAAGCTATGTACAAAGAGAATCTTAAAGACGGCAATAATGTCTTCAACAAGATGAAAGAGATGTGGTTCTACATGTCACAGTCTTTCGAAGGTTCAGAAGGCTACATAAAGAATATACTAAAATCAAAATCATATGCAGAGTACCTGGCAGCAGCCAACACGCTGGAAGGTAACTGTGATATTAAAAGCGGACCAAATGCATCCCCGGTATCCTTCTAA
- a CDS encoding PLP-dependent aminotransferase family protein, whose product MYDVEKRGNVPIYEYLYKCIRNDIVSGRIRNGEKLLSKRRLARQEGVALITVENAYEQLLVEGYIESRERSGYYVSFDAGRFVMSDYSDDSSRSSNGNIYLNHRYANNSIGNIKTDNTSRKANNTNSKANNTNSRANNTNSRANNTNSKANITNSNNNISGVIERDIPQVPDIADFVSQRLFDDAFPFDIWSKLMRKVLSDRNPECLAPPDPCGLPVLRYAIAGYLMRSRGIDADPDNIIVGPGTEYLENILLILSGGGALTAVEDPGYKKMGLLCERAGHKCLHIPVDRDGLDVSVLEGTSVRLVNISPSHHFPTGVVMSAGRRAQLVDWAEREDAYIAEDDYDSEFRFSGRPISPIAAAYPERVIYMNTFTRTLAPSIRIAFMVLPDKLMDRYRQKLSFYSGTVSSFEQLVLAEFINGGYYERHLSRMRNYYGKRRESIMRLFESKEKGSINRNDTKEKYDDTKETHDNTHADRSYIQKQKENSETGIFVPIKDVAGLRIVLKAPDSLDDEKFIKALSYKGIKLSCINDYCYSHNSQYDHHFLVSFGAASEADFAKALPLMEKAAMECM is encoded by the coding sequence ATGTATGATGTAGAAAAAAGAGGCAATGTACCAATTTATGAGTATCTGTATAAATGTATTCGAAATGATATAGTAAGCGGCAGGATTAGAAACGGCGAGAAGCTCCTTTCTAAGAGACGTCTTGCAAGGCAGGAGGGCGTTGCACTTATAACCGTTGAGAATGCATACGAACAGCTCCTTGTGGAAGGCTATATCGAAAGCAGGGAGAGAAGCGGATATTATGTAAGCTTTGACGCAGGACGATTTGTAATGAGTGACTATAGTGATGATAGCAGCAGATCGTCAAATGGTAATATATATCTTAATCATAGATATGCTAATAATAGTATTGGCAATATCAAAACTGATAATACTAGTAGAAAAGCCAATAATACCAATAGCAAAGCCAATAATACCAATAGTAGAGCCAATAATACTAATAGTAGAGCCAATAATACTAATAGTAAAGCCAATATTACTAATAGTAACAATAATATATCTGGTGTTATTGAAAGAGATATTCCCCAAGTTCCTGATATAGCAGATTTTGTATCGCAGCGTCTTTTTGATGATGCCTTCCCGTTTGATATATGGTCCAAACTCATGCGCAAAGTCTTGTCTGACAGAAATCCGGAATGCCTTGCACCACCAGATCCTTGCGGACTTCCCGTTCTTAGATATGCAATCGCCGGTTATCTTATGAGAAGCAGGGGTATAGATGCAGATCCTGATAATATCATAGTAGGACCGGGTACGGAATATTTAGAAAATATACTTTTGATATTGTCAGGCGGAGGTGCACTTACAGCTGTAGAAGATCCCGGATACAAGAAGATGGGCCTTCTGTGTGAGAGAGCCGGGCACAAGTGTCTTCATATACCTGTTGATAGGGACGGCCTGGATGTATCTGTGCTGGAAGGAACAAGCGTAAGACTTGTTAATATCTCGCCATCTCACCATTTCCCTACAGGTGTTGTCATGTCTGCCGGCAGGAGGGCTCAGCTTGTAGACTGGGCTGAAAGGGAAGATGCCTATATAGCAGAGGATGACTACGATTCAGAGTTTAGATTTTCAGGAAGGCCTATTTCTCCTATTGCTGCTGCATATCCTGAAAGGGTCATTTACATGAATACATTTACAAGAACCCTGGCTCCGTCTATAAGGATAGCCTTCATGGTCCTTCCGGATAAACTAATGGATCGTTACAGGCAGAAATTATCGTTTTACTCAGGGACGGTTTCTTCTTTTGAACAGCTGGTTCTGGCAGAATTTATAAATGGAGGATACTATGAACGTCACCTTTCCAGAATGAGGAATTATTATGGCAAAAGGCGTGAAAGCATCATGAGATTATTTGAATCCAAAGAAAAGGGTTCTATCAATAGGAATGATACTAAAGAAAAATATGATGATACTAAAGAGACTCATGACAATACTCATGCTGACAGATCCTATATCCAAAAACAAAAAGAAAACAGTGAAACAGGTATATTTGTACCGATAAAGGATGTTGCAGGTCTTAGAATAGTCCTAAAGGCTCCTGATAGCCTTGATGATGAGAAGTTTATAAAAGCATTGTCATATAAGGGAATAAAGCTGTCTTGCATAAACGACTATTGTTATAGCCATAACAGCCAATATGATCACCATTTCCTTGTAAGCTTTGGCGCAGCTAGTGAAGCTGATTTTGCAAAAGCTCTACCCTTAATGGAAAAGGCGGCAATGGAATGCATGTAG
- a CDS encoding pyridoxamine kinase — MKRIVSIQDISCVGKCSLTVALPIISAMGVETSIVPTAVLSTHTMFKGFTFRDLTDDMLPILEHWKKEGFKFDAIYTGYLGSLRQIDIVKEYFDSLKGENTAIIVDPAMADNGKLYVGFDEAFAKEMLNLCTKADITLPNISEAALMLGEEYPGEEANEDVVRGLLTKLVNAGCKFPVITGVTLDNGSFGFIGLNSENGEFISYGTTKVPYKSHGTGDVYASAFTGALTLGKSVYTALKIATDFTAASIRNTYEDPYSVNYAVNFEAEIPYLLKLINEN, encoded by the coding sequence ATGAAGAGAATCGTATCAATTCAAGACATTTCCTGCGTAGGCAAGTGCTCGCTTACTGTAGCACTTCCTATCATCAGCGCCATGGGAGTTGAGACATCGATCGTGCCGACCGCTGTACTCTCCACACACACTATGTTCAAGGGATTTACATTTAGAGATCTTACAGATGATATGCTCCCAATTCTGGAGCATTGGAAGAAAGAAGGCTTTAAATTCGATGCAATCTATACAGGATATCTGGGAAGCCTTCGTCAGATAGATATAGTAAAAGAATATTTTGACTCACTTAAAGGTGAAAACACAGCCATTATAGTCGATCCTGCCATGGCCGATAATGGCAAGCTTTATGTTGGTTTTGATGAGGCATTTGCCAAAGAGATGCTGAATCTATGCACCAAGGCAGATATCACACTTCCTAACATATCCGAAGCTGCTCTTATGCTTGGTGAAGAGTACCCGGGTGAAGAGGCAAATGAAGATGTAGTCAGAGGCCTTCTAACAAAACTTGTTAATGCAGGATGTAAGTTCCCTGTGATAACAGGTGTTACTCTTGATAACGGAAGCTTTGGTTTTATAGGTCTTAACAGTGAAAATGGCGAATTCATAAGCTATGGCACCACCAAGGTTCCTTATAAGTCTCACGGAACAGGTGATGTATACGCCAGCGCATTCACAGGTGCTCTTACTCTTGGCAAGAGTGTATATACTGCCCTTAAGATAGCTACAGACTTCACAGCTGCCAGCATCCGTAATACATACGAAGACCCTTACAGCGTAAACTATGCCGTAAACTTCGAAGCTGAGATACCGTATCTTCTTAAGCTCATAAATGAGAATTAA
- a CDS encoding cytidine deaminase, giving the protein MDYTKLLDKAKEMRKMSYVPYSHFHVGAALLTKEGKIYGGCNVENASYGATNCAERTAFFTAIANGEKNFKAIAIVGGPEDENGNIDKLTDSQPCGICRQVMREFCGPDFEIILEGADGKVTVQTLSEMLPNSFGPENL; this is encoded by the coding sequence ATGGATTATACGAAGCTTTTAGATAAGGCCAAAGAGATGCGCAAGATGTCATATGTGCCCTATTCACATTTTCATGTAGGCGCTGCGCTTCTTACAAAAGAGGGTAAGATATATGGCGGATGTAATGTTGAGAACGCTTCATACGGCGCTACTAACTGCGCAGAACGTACAGCGTTTTTTACAGCTATTGCCAATGGGGAGAAAAACTTTAAAGCGATTGCCATAGTAGGCGGTCCTGAGGATGAGAATGGCAATATAGATAAACTCACTGATTCACAGCCATGTGGTATCTGCAGACAGGTAATGAGAGAGTTCTGCGGACCTGATTTTGAGATAATACTTGAAGGGGCTGATGGCAAGGTTACTGTTCAGACTCTTTCAGAGATGCTTCCTAACAGCTTTGGACCAGAAAACTTATAA
- a CDS encoding type II toxin-antitoxin system PemK/MazF family toxin: MSGFCQGDIIRISGFKRQLFVIVSKNAFIKATGIFHVCPMLSNIKAGPIHIPVCGKKGESGTVICEQIKAIDPGARECNRVDFLAYEDIMNVSDAVQGIFEYD, translated from the coding sequence ATGAGCGGGTTTTGTCAGGGAGACATTATAAGAATATCAGGTTTCAAAAGACAGTTGTTTGTTATAGTTAGTAAAAATGCTTTTATAAAAGCAACTGGCATATTTCATGTATGTCCTATGCTTTCTAATATTAAGGCTGGGCCTATACATATTCCGGTGTGCGGGAAAAAGGGCGAGTCTGGAACTGTAATTTGCGAGCAGATTAAAGCGATAGATCCTGGGGCAAGAGAATGTAATAGGGTTGATTTTCTAGCGTATGAGGATATCATGAATGTTTCAGATGCCGTGCAAGGAATTTTTGAGTACGATTGA
- a CDS encoding AbrB/MazE/SpoVT family DNA-binding domain-containing protein, with protein sequence MEQVAIRSWGNSQGIRIPKDILEKLQLKVSDVLDIEIENDSIVLRKQFVHKTFEERLAEFNGEITVCDFDWGEPVGREIL encoded by the coding sequence ATGGAACAGGTTGCAATAAGAAGCTGGGGTAATAGCCAGGGAATACGAATACCTAAGGATATACTGGAAAAATTGCAGTTAAAGGTTTCTGATGTGTTGGATATAGAAATAGAAAATGACAGTATTGTACTTAGAAAGCAGTTTGTTCATAAAACTTTTGAAGAACGACTTGCGGAGTTTAACGGTGAGATAACGGTTTGCGATTTTGATTGGGGTGAACCTGTAGGAAGAGAGATTTTATGA
- the carB gene encoding carbamoyl-phosphate synthase large subunit codes for MKREDIHRILIIGSGPIIIGQACEFDYSGTQACKALRKLGYEIILVNSNPATIMTDPETADVTYIEPLNVKRLTQIIEKERPDALLPNLGGQSGLNLASELSKAGVLEKYGVKVIGVQIDAIERGEDRIEFKNTMDELGIEMARSQVAYSVDEAVEIASRLGYPVVLRPAYTMGGSGGGLVYNVEELKTVCARGLQASMVHQVLVEESVIGWEELELEVVRDSKGQMITVCFIENIDPMGVHTGDSFCSAPMLTISQEVQDRLQEQAYKIVDKVQVIGGCNCQFAHDPKTDRIIVIEINPRTSRSSALASKATGFPIALVSAMLACGLDLDDIECGKYGTLDKYKPDGDYIVIKFARWAFEKFKGVEDHLGTQMRAVGEVMSIGKTYKEAFQKAIRSLEKSRYGLGFVKDFNTKTLDELYKMLVIPTSERQFIMYEALRKGADIDRLYELTKIKRYFIEQMKELVEEEEEIIKTSYGKVPEITVLEKAKKDGFSDKYLAQICHVSEDDIRSTRESAGITEGWEGVHVSGTKDSAYYFSSYNIKDNSPVSTDKPKVMILGGGPNRIGQGIEFDYCCVHAAFALKKLGFETVIVNCNPETVSTDYDTSDKLYFEPLTLEDVLSIYKKEKPIGVIAQFGGQTPLNLASDLKKNGVNILGTSPETIDMAEDRDLFRDMMERLGIPMAESGMASNVEEAKEIAGRIGYPVMVRPSYVLGGRGMEVVHSDEQMDIYMAQAVGVTPDRPILIDRFLNHAIECEADAISDGEDVFVPAVMEHIELAGIHSGDSACVLPSKHLSDETVATIKDYTRRIAKEMHVVGLMNMQYAIEDGVVYVLEANPRASRTVPLVSKVCDINMVREATNIMTLPITGCESPVGKLRDRKIPYYGVKEAVFPFNMFPEVDPVLGPEMRSTGEALGLSEDWGRAFFKAQEGTKTELPTEGTVLISVNDKDKPELVEVAQKFHDDGFNILATGRTYTMISEAGIPAKRINKIFEGRPDIVDAITNGEIDLIVDTPTTKKDDVSDSYIRKNAIKHHIPYITTMAAARASAEGIGAEKLGEGVPVRSLQEYHASIEAL; via the coding sequence ATGAAACGTGAAGATATCCACCGCATTCTAATCATCGGTTCCGGCCCGATCATCATAGGTCAGGCGTGCGAATTCGATTATTCCGGCACTCAGGCCTGTAAAGCTCTTCGAAAGCTGGGCTATGAGATCATCCTTGTTAATTCTAACCCCGCAACTATCATGACAGATCCAGAGACGGCTGATGTTACCTATATCGAGCCTCTTAATGTCAAAAGACTTACTCAGATTATCGAAAAAGAGCGCCCTGATGCCCTTCTTCCTAATCTCGGCGGCCAGTCAGGTCTTAATCTTGCTTCTGAACTTTCAAAGGCAGGCGTACTTGAGAAGTATGGCGTCAAAGTAATAGGTGTACAGATCGATGCCATCGAGCGCGGTGAAGACAGGATCGAGTTCAAGAATACAATGGACGAACTTGGAATTGAAATGGCACGAAGCCAGGTTGCATATTCTGTTGATGAAGCTGTTGAGATAGCTTCAAGACTTGGATATCCAGTAGTACTTCGTCCGGCGTATACTATGGGCGGCTCAGGCGGCGGCCTTGTTTACAATGTAGAAGAGTTAAAGACAGTATGTGCACGTGGTCTTCAGGCTTCTATGGTACATCAGGTGCTTGTAGAAGAGTCTGTTATAGGCTGGGAAGAGCTCGAACTTGAAGTAGTAAGAGACTCCAAAGGCCAGATGATAACAGTATGCTTTATAGAGAATATAGATCCGATGGGTGTTCACACTGGCGATTCTTTTTGCTCTGCCCCCATGCTTACAATATCCCAGGAAGTCCAGGACAGACTTCAGGAACAGGCATACAAGATCGTTGATAAGGTTCAGGTTATCGGCGGCTGTAACTGCCAGTTTGCACATGATCCCAAGACAGATCGTATCATAGTTATCGAGATCAATCCCCGTACATCACGTTCATCAGCACTTGCATCCAAGGCAACAGGATTCCCTATTGCTCTTGTTTCTGCTATGCTTGCCTGCGGACTTGACCTTGATGACATCGAGTGTGGCAAGTACGGAACCCTTGATAAATATAAGCCGGACGGAGATTATATTGTTATCAAGTTTGCAAGATGGGCATTCGAGAAGTTCAAAGGCGTAGAAGACCATCTTGGAACGCAGATGAGAGCCGTTGGTGAAGTAATGTCTATCGGTAAGACATATAAAGAGGCTTTCCAGAAGGCTATCCGTTCACTTGAAAAGAGCCGCTATGGCCTTGGATTTGTCAAAGACTTTAATACAAAAACACTTGACGAGCTTTACAAAATGCTTGTCATCCCTACAAGTGAGCGCCAGTTCATCATGTACGAAGCTCTCAGAAAGGGCGCTGATATAGACAGACTCTATGAACTTACTAAGATCAAGAGATATTTTATAGAGCAGATGAAAGAACTTGTTGAGGAAGAAGAGGAGATTATTAAGACTTCTTATGGTAAGGTTCCGGAGATTACAGTTCTTGAAAAAGCCAAGAAAGATGGCTTTTCTGATAAGTATCTGGCACAGATATGTCACGTATCTGAAGATGATATCAGAAGTACGCGTGAAAGCGCCGGCATTACAGAAGGCTGGGAAGGCGTACATGTAAGCGGAACTAAGGACAGTGCATACTATTTCTCAAGTTATAATATAAAAGATAATAGTCCTGTAAGTACAGATAAGCCTAAAGTTATGATCCTTGGAGGCGGACCTAACAGGATAGGTCAGGGTATTGAATTTGACTATTGCTGTGTACATGCAGCTTTTGCTCTTAAGAAGCTTGGATTTGAAACAGTTATTGTCAACTGTAATCCTGAGACTGTATCAACGGATTATGATACATCAGATAAGCTCTACTTCGAGCCTCTTACACTTGAAGATGTACTTAGTATCTACAAGAAGGAGAAGCCTATTGGAGTTATAGCCCAGTTCGGCGGACAGACACCTCTTAATCTGGCATCAGACCTTAAGAAAAATGGTGTCAACATCCTTGGAACAAGTCCTGAAACCATAGATATGGCTGAAGACAGAGATCTCTTCAGAGATATGATGGAAAGACTTGGAATCCCTATGGCAGAGTCAGGAATGGCTTCAAATGTAGAAGAAGCCAAGGAGATAGCAGGTAGGATCGGATATCCTGTTATGGTACGTCCTTCGTACGTACTCGGCGGTCGTGGTATGGAAGTCGTTCACAGCGATGAACAGATGGATATATACATGGCTCAGGCGGTAGGCGTTACACCGGATAGGCCTATTCTTATCGACAGGTTCCTTAATCATGCAATAGAATGTGAAGCAGATGCAATAAGTGATGGTGAAGATGTATTCGTACCGGCTGTTATGGAACATATCGAGCTTGCAGGTATTCACTCCGGCGACTCTGCTTGTGTACTTCCTTCTAAGCATCTAAGTGATGAGACCGTTGCTACGATCAAAGACTATACAAGACGTATAGCCAAAGAAATGCATGTAGTAGGCCTTATGAACATGCAGTATGCCATAGAGGACGGCGTGGTATATGTTCTTGAAGCTAATCCAAGAGCATCCCGTACAGTACCGCTTGTATCCAAAGTATGCGATATCAATATGGTTAGAGAAGCTACGAATATCATGACGCTTCCTATAACTGGCTGCGAGTCACCTGTAGGCAAGCTCCGCGACAGGAAGATTCCTTATTATGGAGTCAAAGAGGCAGTATTCCCATTCAACATGTTCCCTGAAGTAGACCCTGTACTTGGACCTGAGATGAGATCTACAGGTGAAGCACTGGGCCTGTCTGAAGACTGGGGCAGAGCATTCTTCAAAGCTCAGGAAGGAACTAAGACGGAGCTTCCTACAGAAGGAACCGTACTTATCAGCGTCAATGACAAGGATAAGCCTGAGCTTGTAGAGGTTGCACAGAAGTTCCATGATGATGGTTTTAACATCCTTGCAACAGGCAGGACCTATACCATGATAAGTGAAGCAGGTATACCTGCAAAGAGGATCAATAAGATATTCGAGGGAAGACCTGATATCGTAGATGCTATCACCAATGGTGAGATTGACCTTATCGTAGATACTCCTACTACCAAAAAAGATGATGTAAGCGACAGCTACATCCGTAAGAATGCCATCAAGCATCATATCCCTTACATCACCACAATGGCTGCAGCAAGAGCATCAGCAGAAGGAATAGGAGCAGAGAAACTTGGCGAAGGAGTGCCTGTAAGATCACTTCAGGAGTATCATGCAAGTATTGAGGCGCTTTGA